A window from Malassezia japonica chromosome 1, complete sequence encodes these proteins:
- a CDS encoding uncharacterized protein (BUSCO:EOG09263ZBJ; EggNog:ENOG503P06V; COG:J) has translation MFRSLVRWSRTTYRGARGSGPGRSGKTDARSSPASRPTEVQAAHAGHTFKRAQRGLYDGKILQFGNTIPNSRHKTGRRWEPNVQPKSLWSETLQTWVHTRVATSALRSISKHGGLDQYLAQTKDTHLGEFGRKLRERVARTLREKRLSQ, from the coding sequence ATGTTTCGCTCGCTGGTGCGCTGGTCGCGGACGACgtaccgcggcgcgcgcggatcCGGCCCTGGTCGGTCCGGCAAGACCGATGCGCGGTCCTCGCCCGCATCGCGCCCTACCGaggtgcaggcggcgcacgctggcCACACGTTcaagcgcgcgcagcgcggcctgtACGATGGCAAGATCCTGCAGTTTGGCAATACCATTCCCAACTCGCGCCACAAGAccgggcggcgctgggAGCCGAATGTGCAGCCCAAGTCGCTCTGGAGCGAGACGCTGCAGACATGGGTGCACACGCGTGTCGCCACGTCGGCTCTGCGCTCGATCAGCAAGCACGGCGGCCTGGACCAGTACCTGGCGCAGACCAAGGacacgcacctcggcgagttcgggcgcaagctgcgcgaaCGTGTCGCACGCACGTTGCGTGAAAAGCGGCTGAGCCAGTAA
- the NMD5 gene encoding Nonsense-mediated mRNA decay protein 5 (EggNog:ENOG503NV4X; COG:U; COG:Y), which translates to METLLNLFPSTLSPDVNVRRASELELRRMEGQPGMLAASFQILTSDQVDMAVRQAAAIYVKNRIARAWDSTPNRLGGTAPIPEDDRAAVRGSILSTIAVVPTALRVHIASSIHSIARYDFPEQWPTLLDEINKLLASAQEADIYAGVRALLETVRSFRFADSDTKLEQVVTATFPQLLTTTKALMDSPQSQLPAVGEIVYYALKTYKTSMVITLTQHQQSQDSIVPWGTVLLRVAQKELDDAALASDPEAREATSWWKAKKWAFFSLNKLFSRYGIPSQLAPGMRSYKAFAETFLNSFAPEILKAYLQICEAALTQQQWLSRPVTRYMILFFQECIKPKSIWMQLRPHMRQLIESFVYPRMCFSDEDEELWELDPIDFVRASADPHEDVGTVASAASVLLYTAVSKRTKSMFEPTLEFITSVLNAYPDQCTPRQFDGALKMCIAICQVMVNQEQVKDKLDAFFMQHVLPSLKSPHAHLRLRACACVQTFDQAGMKWHTNEALEAAFRGVMDCIMDSEVPVRVQAAEAIGELIAHDEVHNAMAPNAGRLMQELLKLSDDTDLDVLMATQEKIVNNFAEELLPFSVQLVQQMASSYMRLVQENMASGDGDADGEGIRAFGMDQGEEDKYFAALGCLSTMYQMVTTAESRPEILAELENVLLPVVAFTLESETIDLYDDCFQLTDILTYYQKRISPGMWGIFALMYKSFKGSGIDYLSEMIGTFDNCASYGTEFLQQNAEYRNMLLDIFSTAMTSDQLGASDRIAACQLGEVILLLLKGYVDDAVPGIITTLLPLIESKNDDVSANLRKWCIMVVLEAIYYNPTLALEVLEAHGATSAFFTQALLKLRKFNRVHECKVTIVSLLSILSLDPNAVPEAVKTGYAHLLTALVNQLKLLPTLVAQRNELQKQLDEGFEDEDEDDLAEVGDFDDDVDVQDDENNYLELLAHEAAQLRSKIANLNEGEDDEDDFDDLADLEGDDLIYESPLENVPVYEPFRTVVGQLQTQHATLFQSLTDGFSEDQKQQFQQVYALQDSQATGLGKPEGQA; encoded by the exons ATGGAGACACTCCTGAACCTCTTTCCGTCGACGCTGAG CCCCGACGTCAATGTGCGTCGGGCctcggagctcgagctccgccgTATGGAAGGCCAGCCCGGCATGCTCGCCGCCTCGTTTCAAATTCTGACATCCGACCAGGTGGACATGGCtgtgcgccaggcggcAGCGATCTACGTCAAGAACCGCATTGCACGCGCATGGGATTCGACGCCGAACCGACTGGGCGGTACTGCGCCTATTCCGGAGGAcgaccgcgcggcggtgcgcggctCGATCCTCAGCACCATTGCCGTGGTGCCGACGGCACTGCGTGTGCACATTGCATCGTCGATCCACTCGATCGCCCGCTACGACTTCCCGGAGCAGTGGCCGACACTTTTGGACGAGATTAACAAGCTCCTTGCTTCGGCGCAGGAGGCCGACATCTATGcaggcgtgcgcgccttgctGGAAACCGTGCGAAGCTTCCGCTTTGCCGACTCGGACACaaagctcgagcaggtcgtcACGGCAACTTTCCCCCAGCTCCTCACGACGACCAAGGCGCTGATGGACTCGCCGCAATCGCAGCTGCCGGCTGTCGGTGAGATTGTGTACTACGCCCTGAAGACCTACAAGACGAGCATGGTGATTACCCTCACGCAGCACCAGCAGTCGCAGGACAGCATCGTGCCGTGGGGTACCGTGCTCCTGCGTGTGGCCCAaaaggagctcgacgacgccgcgctcgcttCCGACCCTgaagcgcgcgaggcgacgagctggtggAAGGCGAAAAAGTGGGCGTTCTTTTCCCTGAACAAGCTCTTTAGCCGCTACGGTATCCCTTCGCAGCTTGCGCCTGGCATGCGCTCGTACAAGGCCTTTGCCGAAACGTTTTTGAACAGCTTTGCGCCGGAGATCCTCAAGGCGTACCTGCAGATctgcgaggcggcgctcacgcagcagcagTGGCTCAGCCGCCCGGTGACGCGCTACATGATACTCTTCTTCCAGGAATG CATCAAGCCCAAGTCGATCTGGATGCAGCTCCGCCCGCACATGCGCCAGCTTATCGAGTCGTTTGTGTACCCCCGCATGTGCttctcggacgaggacgaggagctctgGGAGCTCGACCCGATCGACTTTGTGCGTGCCTCGGCTGATCCGCACGAGGACGTCGGcacggtcgcgagcgctgcgAGTGTCCTGCTGTACACTGCCGTCTCGAAGCGCACCAAGTCGATGTTTgagccgacgctcgagtTTATTACCTCGGTGCTGAACGCATACCCCGACCAGTGCACACCCCGCCAGTTTGACGGCGCGCTGAAGATGTGCATCGCGATCTGCCAGGTGATGGTGAACCAGGAGCAGGTCAAGGATAAGCTCGACGCCTTCTTTATGCAGCACGTCCTTCCTTCGCTCAAGAGTCCCCACGCGCACCTCCGcctgcgtgcgtgcgcctgcgtccAGACCTTTGACCAGGCCGGTATGAAGTGGCACACGAAcgaagcgctcgaggcggcctTCCGCGGCGTGATGGACTGCATCATGGACAGCGAGGTCCCGGTACGTGtccaggccgccgaggcgatcggcgagctgattgcccacgacgaggtgcaCAACGCCATGGCGCCGAACGCGGGCCGCTTGATgcaggagctgctcaagcTCTCGGACGACAccgacctcgacgtgctgaTGGCAACGCAGGAGAAGATCGTCAACAActttgccgaggagctgcttCCTTTCTCTGTGCAGCTGGTCCAACAGATGGCCAGCAGCTACATGCGCCTTGTGCAGGAGAACATGGCCAGCGgtgacggcgacgcggacggTGAGGGTATCCGTGCCTTTGGCATGGACCAGGGCGAAGAGGACAAGTACTTTGCTGCCTTGGGCTGCCTCAGCACCATGTACCAGATGGTGACCACGGCCGAGTCGCGCCCCGAgatcctcgccgagctggagAATGTCCTGCTGCCGGTCGTCGCCTTTACGCTCGAGAGCGAGACGATCGATTTGTACGACGACTGCTTCCAGCTCACGGATATCTTGACCTACTACCAGAAGCGCATCTCACCCGGCATGTGGGGTATCTTTGCACTGATGTACAAGTCGTTCAAGGGCAGCGGCATTGACTACTTGTCGGAGATGATCGGTACCTTTGACAACTGCGCCTCTTACGGCACCGAGTTCCTCCAGCAGAATGCAGAGTACCGCAACATGCTCCTTGATATCTTTAGCACGGCCATGACCAGTGACCAGCTCGGCGCCAGCGACCGGATTGCGGCGTGCCAGCTGGGCGAGGTCATCCTGCTGCTCCTCAAGGGCTACGTGGACGATGCTGTGCCTGGCATCATCACGACCCTGCTGCCGCTCATCGAGAGCAAGAACGACGACGTCTCGGCGAACCTGCGCAAGTGGTGCATCATGGTCGTACTGGAGGCGATCTACTACAACCCCAcccttgcgctcgaggtgctcgaggcgcacggcgcgacCAGTGCCTTCTTCACGCAGGCTCTGCTGAAGCTCCGCAAGTTTAACCGCGTCCACGAGTGCAAGGTGACGATTGTGTCGCTGCTCAGCATCCTCTCGCTTGACCCTAACGCAGTGCCTGAAGCGGTCAAGACCGGCTACGCACACCTGCTCACTGCGCTTGTGAACCAGCTCAAGCtgctgccgacgctcgtcgctcagcgcaacgagctccagaagcagctcgacgagggctttgaagacgaggacgaggatgacctcgccgaggtcggcgactttgacgacgacgtcgacgtgcaggACGACGAGAACAACTACCTCGAGCTCTTGGCACACGAGGCGGCTCAGCTGCGCTCCAAGATCGCGAACTTGaacgagggcgaggacgacgaggacgacttcgacgacctcgcggACCTGGAGGGCGACGACCTGATCTACGAGTCGCCGCTCGAGAACGTGCCGGTCTACGAGCCGTTCCGCACGGTGGTCGGCCagctgcagacgcagcACGCCACCCTCTTCCAGAGCCTCACGGACGGCTTCTCCGAGGACCAGAAGCAGCAGTTCCAGCAGGTGTATGCTCTTCAGGACTCGCAGGCAACGGGACTCGGCAAGCCCGAGGGTCAGGCGTAA
- the IMP4 gene encoding snoRNA-binding rRNA-processing protein imp4 (EggNog:ENOG503NUMM; BUSCO:EOG09263LR1; COG:A): MVPRERREYVYKKALESKQRQIYERKQKIREALASGKPLPPELRGPEAQELAKNLTLDEAQAVPQTSIDDEYSRAGQYDPRVLITTSRSPSSRLSQFAKELRFVFPNSTRLNRGAYTMQELATAARANGVTDMVVVHEHRGVPDALIVSHFPHGPTLLFTLHNVTLRHEVASHSNSTVSEQYPHLILDGFGGRLGDRVKNALRFLFPVPKEDSKRVMTFANNNDFISFRQHVFVASHREVHLAEVGPRFDMRPYEIRLGTLEQSEADVEWVLRPYMNTTRKRSQLAAP, from the exons ATGGTAC cgcgcgagcggcgcgagtaCGTGTATAAGAAGGCGCTTGAGTCAAAGCAGCGCCAGATCTACGAGCGCAAGCAAAAAatccgcgaggcgctcgcgagtggcaagccgctgccgcccgagctgcgcggccccgaggcgcaggagctcgccaaAAACCTCacgctggacgaggcgcaggccgtgccGCAGACGTCCATTGACGACGAGTACTCGCGTGCAGGGCAGTACGATCCGCGTGTGTTGATcacgacgtcgcgcagcccCTCGTCGCGCCTGTCGCAGTTTgccaaggagctgcgcTTCGTCTTTCCCAACTCGACGCGGCTGAACCGCGGTGCATACACGATGCAGGAGCtggcgaccgccgcgcgcgcgaacGGTGTGACGGATATGGTGGTCGTGCACGAgcaccgcggcgtgccggatGCGCTGATCGTGTCGCACTTCCCCCATGGCCCGACGCTCCTCTTTACGCTGCACAATGTTACGCTGCGCCACGAGGTCGCAAGCCACAGCAACAGCACGGTGAGCGAGCAGTATCCCCACCTGATCTTGGACGGCTTCGGggggcgcctcggcgaccgcgtgAAGAACGCACTGCGCTTCTTGTTCCCGGTCCCGAAGGAGGACTCGAAGCGTGTCATGACCTTTGCCAACAATAACGACTTTATCTCTTTCCG GCAACATGTGTTTGTCGCATCGCACCGCGAGGtacacctcgccgaggtgggGCCGCGATTTGATATGCGCCCGTACGAGATCcggctcggcacgctggagcagagcgaggcggacgtCGAGTGGGTCCTCCGGCCGTACATGAACACCACCCGGAAGCGCAgccagctcgccgcgccgtaG
- the RPL43 gene encoding 60S ribosomal protein L43 (EggNog:ENOG503P404; COG:J), which produces MSKRTVKVGITGKYGTRYGSSLRRQIKKIEVSQHGRYTCSFCGKDTVKRTAVGIWNCNSCKKVVAGGAWSLNTTAAATVRSTIRRLRELSEA; this is translated from the exons ATG TCTAAGCGCACGGTCAAGGTTGGAATCACAGGCAAGTACGGCACGCGCTACGGCTCGTCGCTCCGTCGCCAGATCAAGAAGATCGAAGTCTcgcagcacggccgctACACCTGCTCGTTCTGCGGTAAGGACACCGTGAAGCGCACTGCCGTCGGTATCTGGAACTGCAACTCCTGCAAGAAGGTCGTTGCCGGTGGCGCCTGGTCGCTTAACACCACCGCCGCTGCTACTGTGCGCAG CACCATCCGTCGTCTGCGTGAGCTGAGCGAGGCGTAA
- the rad17 gene encoding RFC checkpoint protein Rad17 (COG:D; COG:L; EggNog:ENOG503NWWG), protein MPPRARRPPAAGEPRKLSFTQGVGARLPMAARTAPLSKKEASPAPSPRREDLAVHKRKVADVQAWLSEAFTPPTSKYRRILALTGPSGAGKTTTVRALAAADALDFDVVEWENKDSYYDAGERQSAMDRFAAFVHGAQRYPMLPLAPRNTPQFVPRRRKAILVEDLPNLAHDATRAQFHQVLEQVVQRTSSANVPLILIVSDSVPRAEDEAAAMAGASSTWRARRDAQMDVRAAVPESVRTHASFAEIRFNPLTSRMIQSALSRRAAELGVSRNALAEISSASAGDVRGASNTLALLAAGRARAGAKRKSDDEVPAGFLARTSAMVLFHAIGRVLYNKRAGDPGLEAEIPPKSSGATTTTSWMQPLRDETAPPRPWLADRRESLVEVDELWADLPVDPSTFQLYLYHNYTPFTNELEEAMHFSDALSCAESMPVPPDEPRAAPAAALYGFEIATRGALLALPSPVPRRGQALTKPAFYDMAQRARVCEEQLADMRASLARPDLIGAKSDAANVPLVTLATEILPLLARLEPSESGTPLLRFAEDHQLSEAAHDDLDLPPADPPVMRPRPAQILQGPWRLRTGRATEAAAHFSEDELEELS, encoded by the exons ATGCCTccacgcgcacggcggccgcccgcggccggcgagccgcgcaaGCTGAGCTTTACGCAGGgtgtcggtgcgcgtcTGCCTATGGCTGCGCGTACGGCACCTCTTTCGAAAAAAGAggcgtcgcctgcgccgtctCCACGACGC GAAGACTTGGCCGTCCACAAGCGcaaggtcgccgacgtgcaGGCATGGCTGTCCGAGGCATTTACGCCCCCTACGTCCAAATACCGA CGCATTCTCGCCCTCACCGGCCCAAGTGGAGCAGGAAAAACGACGACGGTGCGGGCAttggccgcggccgacgcgctggatTTTGACGTGGTCGAGTGGGAAAACAAGGATAGCTATTACGATGCAGGCGAGCGGCAGTCGGCGATGGACCGTTTTGCTGCGTTTGTGcatggcgcgcagcgctaCCCCATGCTTCCGTTGGCCCCGCGCAACACGCCGCAATtcgtgccgcggcgacgcaaggcgatcctcgtcgaggacctgcCGAACCTGGCACACGATGCGACCCGCGCGCAGTTCCACCAGGTCCTGGAGcaggtcgtgcagcgcacgagctcggccaaCGTCCCCCTCATTCTTATTGTGTCGGACAGTGTCCCCCGAGCCGAagacgaggccgcggcgatggccggcgcgtcgtcgacgtggcgtgcacgccgcgacgcacagatggacgtgcgtgcggccgtgcccgagagcgtgcgcacgcatGCGTCGTTTGCCGAGATTCGTTTCAACCCGCTGACCTCGCGCATGATCCAGAGCGCGCTtagccgccgcgccgccgagctcggcgtgtcgcgcaatgcgctcgccgagatcaGCAGTgcgtcggccggcgacgtgcgtggcgcgtcgaatacgcttgcgctcctcgccgctggtcgcgcgcgtgcgggcgcgaagcgcaagagcgacgacgaggtgccTGCCGGCTTCCTggcgcgcacctcggccatGGTCCTGTTCCATGCGATCGGCCGTGTGCTATACAacaagcgcgccggcgacccaggcctcgaggccgagataCCCCCCAAaagcagcggcgcgacgacgactaCCTCGTGGAtgcagccgctgcgcgacgaaaccgcgccgcctcggccgtggctggccgatcgccgcgagAGCCTGGTCGAGGTGGACGAGCTGTGGGCGGATCTGCCTGTGGATCCCTCGACATTCCAGCTCTATCTATACCACAACTACACTCCCTTTACGAACGAGCTTGAAGAGGCCATGCACTTCTCGGACGCGCTGAGCTGTGCTGAGAGCATGCCGGTCCCCCCCGATGAGCcccgtgcggcgcccgccgcggcgttGTACGGCTTTGAGAttgcgacgcgcggcgcgctgcttgcgctccCCTCGCCTGTACCCCGGCGCGGCCAGGCGCTGACGAAGCCCGCCTTTTACGACATGGCGCAACGTGCGCGCGTGTGTGAAGAGCAGCTTGCCGATATGCGCGCGTCACTCGCACGGCCCGACCTGATCGGCGCcaagagcgacgcggccaaCGTCCCCCTGGtgacgctcgcgaccgagaTCCTCCccctgctcgcgcgcctggaGCCTAGTGAATCGGGTACGCCCCTCTTGCGTTTTGCAGAGGACCACCAGCTTtccgaggcggcgcacgatgACCTGGATCTTCCGCCAGCCGATCCTCCGGTCATGCGCCCACGTCCTGCACAGATTCTACAGGGACcctggcgcttgcgcacaGGCCGTGCCACGGAAGCTGCAGCACATTTCTCCGAGGATGAATTAGAAGAGCTCTCATAG
- the GUT2 gene encoding glycerol-3-phosphate dehydrogenase (EggNog:ENOG503NU42; TransMembrane:1 (i31-48o); COG:C): MFRPTLRTLSQAQSQASAATGLNSRRQRGRGVVLIAAALTGAFAAYALTPRKSEWDENVSHDIRPALHWSPPTRAQMIEALKKGSPDSLRSDGSLEQMRSLLVPEHKAVGSSPIPEVEHAYSGSNDDDGFDLLIIGGGATGAGVAVDATTRGLKVAVVERDDYGAGTSSKSTKLVHGGVRYLQKAIMQLDYDQYKMVREALHERKTFLHIAPYLSHSLPILIPAYAWWKIPYYYAGTKLYDLIAGEENMGSSYMVGRDKTLEMFPMLRPHNLAGGVVYYDGQQNDTRMNIALILSAIQHGAVAANHTEVISLIKNPGADGKEQITGARVRDRFTNEEFNIKAKGVINATGPFCDSIRKMDVPTAAEIVAPSSGVHITFPGYFSPSGMGLLDPATSDGRVIFFLPWQGSTIAGTTDTAAKVEDHPVPGEQEIQWILDEVRNYLNTDVTVKRSDVQSAWSGLRPLVKDPSAKDTQSLVRNHLINISDAGLLTISGGKWTTYREMAEETVDKAIEAFKLHPLRGCVSKQVRLIGAHDWSRTMYVRLLQEFSLDLDVAQHLSHSYGDRAWSLCAIAEPTGERYPKHGVRLDSQLPYIEAEVRYATRMEYAAKVADFIARRSRMSFLDTEATIAALPRVIDIMGEELDWSETRKQTEFQEGIQFLASMGVDPQRVAELAKTPLVEARRWKDSNPPPRAAAAPVAL, encoded by the exons ATGTTCCGCCCCACTCTACGGACGCTTTCGCAGGCGCAATCCCAAGCGTCTGCGGCTACTGGCCTGAACTCGCGTCGGCAAcgtggccgcggcgtggtCCTGATCGCTGCTGCGCTCACCGGTGCTTTCGCCGCTTATGCGCTCACGCCCCGTAAATCCGAGTGGGACGAGAATGTATCGCATGACATCCGCCCTGCGCTGCACTGGTCGCCGCCCACGCGTGCACAGATGATCGAGGCCCTGAAGAAAGGCTCGCCcgactcgctgcgctcggacGGCAGCCTCGAGCagatgcgctcgctcctTGTGCCGGAGCACAAGGCGGTGGGCAGCAGCCCCATCCCCGAGGTGGAGCACGCCTACTCGGGCAGCAATGATGATGACGGCTTCGACCTGCTGATCATTGGTGGTGGTGCGACGGGTGCCGGTGTTGCCGTCGACGCGACCACGCGTGGCCTCAAGGTCGCCGTGGTGGAGCGTGACGACTACGGTGCGGGCACTTCGTCCAAGTCGACCAAGCTTGTGCACGGTGGTGTGCGCTACCTGCAGAAGGCCATCATGCAGCTCGACTACGATCAGTACAAGATggtccgcgaggcgcttcaCGAGCGCAAGACGTTCCTGCACATTGCTCCCTACCTGAGCCACAGTCTGCCCATTCTGATTCCTGCGTACGCTTGGTGGAAGATTCCCTATTACTACGCTGGCACCAAGCTGTACGACCTCATTGCCGGTGAGGAGAACATGGGCAGCTCGTACATGGTGGGCCGCGACAAGACGCTCGAGATGTTCCCCATGCTCCGTCCCCACAACCTTGCCGGTGGTGTCGTGTACTACGACGGTCAGCAGAACGACACGCGTATGAACATCGCACTGATCCTCAGTGCCATCCAGCACGGCGCTGTCGCCGCGAACCACACCGAGGTGATCTCGCTGATCAAGAACCCCGGTGCCGACGGCAAGGAGCAGATCACGGGTgctcgcgtgcgcgaccgcTTCACCAACGAGGAGTTCAACATCAAGGCCAAG GGTGTGATCAACGCGACTGGTCCTTTCTGTGACAGCATCCGCAAGATGGACGTGCCCACGGCGGCCGAGATTGTTGCTCCGTCGTCGGGTGTTCACATCACCTTCCCTGGCTActtctcgccgagcggcatGGGTCTGCTCGACCCTGCAACGAGCGACGGTCGTGTCATCTTCTTCTTGCCGTGGCAGGGCTCGACCATCGCCGGTACCACTGACACGGcggccaaggtcgaggaCCACCCCGTTCCTGGCGAGCAGGAGATCCAGTGGATcctggacgaggtgcgcaacTACCTCAACACCGACGTCACCGTCAAGCGCTCGGACGTGCagagcgcctggagcgGTCTCCGCCCGCTGGTCAAGGACCCCTCGGCGAAGGACACGCAGAGCCTTGTGCGCAACCACCTGATCAACATCAGTGACGCCGGCCTCCTCACCATCTCGGGTGGTAAGTGGACCACCTACCGTGAGATGGCCGAGGAGACCGTCGACAAGGCCATCGAGGCGTTCAAGCTGCACCCCCTGCGCGGGTGTGTCTCGAAGCAGGTGCGCCTGATCGGTGCGCACGACTGGTCGCGTACCATGTACGTGCGCCTCCTGCAGGAGTTCAGCCTGGACCTCgacgttgcgcagcaccttTCGCACTCGTACGGTGACCGTGCCTGGAGCCTGTGCGCCATCGCCGAGCCTACCGGCGAGCGCTACCCCAAGCACGGCGTCCGCCTTGACTCGCAGCTGCCCTACATCGAGGCAGAGGTCCGCTACGCTACCCGCATGGAATACGCCGCAAAGGTTGCCGACTTTATCGCGCGTCGTTCGCGCATGTCGTTCCTCGACACCGAGGCCACGATCGCTGCCCTCCCCCGTGTGATTGACATCAtgggcgaggagctcgactGGTCCGAGACCCGCAAGCAGACCGAGTTCCAGGAGGGTATTCAGTTCCTCGCCTCCATGGGTGTCGACccccagcgcgtcgccgagctcgccaagactccgctcgtcgaggcccgCCGCTGGAAGGACTCTAACCCGCCTCCCCGTGCAGCCGCGGCCCCCGTTGCGCTGTAA
- a CDS encoding aminoacyl-tRNA hydrolase (COG:J; BUSCO:EOG09264PDD; EggNog:ENOG503P6UH), which yields MLRGVVRAGWVWARPLTTSAAPVAWEDPSARRKWVDAFRAQPFERGAVHITYARSSGPGGQNVNKVNTKVHARFDLQGQPLPAGLVRDLAKQSPLYVQSAHALHVSSERHRTQSQNVQDALSKLHAEVLRIAADGLRGDTPPEQKERVARLEKKHRERVKREKQMRSATKSGRRAKP from the exons ATGCTGCGAGGGGTGGTGCGTGCGGGGTGGGTGTGGGCGCGGCCCCTGACTACTAGCGCGGCACCGGTCGCGTGGGAGGatccgagcgcgcggcgaaaGTGGGTAGATGCGTTTCGCGCGCAGCCGTTCGAGCGCG gcgcggtGCACATTACCTATGCGCGCAGTTCGGGCCCCGGCGGACAGAATGTGAACAAGG TGAACACCAAGGTGCACGCGCGCTTTGATCTCCAGGGGCAGCCGCTCCCTGCGggcctcgtgcgcgacctcgCGAAGCAGTCG CCGCTCTACGTCCAATccgcgcatgcgctgcacgtctcgagcgagcggcACCGGACGCAGTCGCAGAATGTGCAGGATGCGCTGAGCAAG CTGCATGCCGAGGTGCTACGTAttgccgccgacggcctGCGTGGCGATACGCCACCGGAGCAgaaagagcgcgtcgcacgcctCGAAAAGAagcaccgcgagcgcgtcaagAGAGAGAAGCagatgcgcagcgccaccAAGAGTGGGCGGCGTGCCAAACCGTAG
- the emi5 gene encoding Succinate dehydrogenase assembly factor 2 mitochondrial (COG:S; EggNog:ENOG503NYI5) encodes MWVRATGTRSVRATAAAGVRTLRTAPVLLEKKRPDSPEDHGKGEARSAFADPFPLPFSRELDPAKKAEGINLASESQRIDDFVVPVRVSNRLDEERPKKLARLQYQCRKRGTLETDLILSTFAMKELASLPDAELDELDMLLDEPDWDIFYWCTDRKPVPERWAATFATEGQLGHRLRMHTRNDERTLRRFPQLASDIQSPA; translated from the coding sequence ATGTGGGTCCGAGCGACAGGAACGAGGTcagtgcgcgcgacggctgccgccggcgtccgcacgctgcgcaccgctcCAGTGCTCTTGGAGAAGAAGCGGCCTGATAGTCCAGAGGATCACGGCAAGGGTGAGGCGCGCTCTGCATTTGCGGACCCCTTCCCCTTGCCCTtctcgcgcgagctcgacccCGCGAAGAAGGCCGAGGGTATCAACCTCGCGAGCGAGagccagcgcatcgacgactTTGTCGTACCAGTGCGTGTGTCGAATCGtctggacgaggagcgccccaagaagctcgcgcgcctgcagtACCAGTGCCGCaagcgcggcacgctcgagacCGATCTCATTCTGAGCACCTTTGCGATGAAGGagctcgcgtcgctgccggacgcggagctggacgagctcgaTATGCTCCTGGATGAGCCTGACTGGGACATTTTTTATTGGTGCACTGACAGGAAGCCCGTCCCGGAGCGCTGGGCTGCGACATTTGCCACAGAAGGCCAGCTCGGCCACCGGCTGCGCATGCACACCCGCAACGACGAGCGCACCTTGCGCCGATTCCCCCAGCTCGCGTCCGATATCCAGTCTCCTGCGTAG
- a CDS encoding uncharacterized protein (EggNog:ENOG503P6EJ; COG:S), translated as MTAAAGAERRGTERAVPRVETSGGRTASSRKTDLDVLRAHHRFLHDDRDEVSYEAQVARKYYDALFKEYAIANLKHYRTRGIALRWRTEDEVVDGIGQDSCANQRCADHYEVDAPPPLGEFEVPFAYEEPDADGRMVAKQALVKVVLCDPCAEKLQHASRHARAAHDTPEAARAARHDAHRRRRTRRRSASPSQGS; from the exons AtgaccgccgcggccggcgcggagcgtcgcggtacggagcgcgctgtgccgcgcgtcgagacGAGTGGCGGGCGCACAGCGTCCTCACGCAAGACCGAtctcgacgtgctgcgcgcgcaccaCCGCTTTCtgcacgacgaccgcgacgaAGTGAGCTACGAAGCGCAGGTGGCACGCAAGTACTACGATGCGCTCTTCAAagag TACGCCATTGCGAATCTGAAGCATTATCGTACACGCGGcattgcgctgcgctggcgcaccgaggacgaggtcgTGGACGGGATCGGGCAGGACAGCTGCGCGAACCAGCGGTGTGCCGACCACTacgaggtcgacgcgccgccccccCTCGGCGAATTCGAGGTGCCGTTTGCGTACGAGGAGCCGGACGCAGACGGGCGCATGGTCGCGAAGCAGGCGCTAGTCAAAGTCGTCCTGTGCGATCCGTGCGCGGAAAAGCTGCAGCATGCttcgcggcacgcgcgcgccgcgcatgatacgcccgaggccgcgcgtgccgcgcggcacgatgcgcaccgccgccgccggactCGCCGGCGATCTGCGTCACCTTCACAGGGTAGTTGA